A single Candidatus Thermokryptus mobilis DNA region contains:
- a CDS encoding site-2 protease family protein gives METLYIIPILLFSVVVHEVMHGYIALKCGDPTAKYMGRLTLNPIPHIDLFGSILVPLFSILVAGRVFIAWAKPVPVNPLNFRNYKRDSILVSAVGPISNLFLAFCCALFVIILLNLSDFFNSFNSDLIKFAHEFLVKMFYSGIYLNIVLGVFNLIPVPPLDGSHVLASILPDRLGESYRQIGFFGIFIVIFLMRVPAFSTIFFSIVRAIATPFEFLIQVLT, from the coding sequence ATGGAAACACTTTATATAATCCCAATTCTTCTTTTCAGCGTTGTCGTCCACGAAGTGATGCACGGATATATTGCTTTAAAATGCGGTGATCCAACCGCTAAATACATGGGCAGATTAACCCTGAACCCAATACCACACATTGACCTTTTCGGTTCAATTCTTGTCCCTCTATTTTCAATACTCGTTGCCGGTCGTGTTTTTATAGCTTGGGCAAAACCTGTTCCAGTTAATCCACTTAATTTCAGAAATTATAAAAGGGATTCAATTCTTGTCTCTGCGGTTGGACCAATTTCAAACTTATTTCTTGCGTTTTGTTGCGCTCTCTTCGTGATCATACTTTTAAATTTGAGCGATTTTTTCAACTCTTTTAATTCTGATCTTATAAAGTTTGCTCATGAGTTTCTCGTGAAGATGTTTTATAGTGGAATCTATTTGAACATCGTATTAGGCGTTTTCAATTTGATACCGGTTCCACCGCTTGATGGCTCGCATGTGCTTGCTTCAATTTTGCCCGATAGATTGGGTGAAAGTTATAGACAAATAGGATTCTTTGGAATTTTCATTGTGATATTTTTGATGAGAGTTCCAGCTTTTTCAACCATTTTCTTTTCTATCGTAAGAGCGATTGCGACTCCATTTGAGTTTTTAATTCAAGTGTTAACTTAG
- a CDS encoding DUF5618 family protein — protein sequence MDVKREKLIYAKRFLKNARKELKKAGVDKVVGIYKDLRRVSSASGIDYLAGLEALKAIFIKFNLIDEKSATKRLKNVTSYFEMLRKLNTRIGIF from the coding sequence ATGGATGTTAAAAGAGAAAAATTAATTTATGCCAAGCGATTTTTGAAGAACGCACGAAAAGAATTAAAGAAAGCAGGTGTTGATAAGGTTGTCGGTATATACAAGGATCTAAGACGTGTGTCAAGCGCAAGTGGGATAGATTATCTTGCTGGACTTGAGGCGTTAAAGGCAATTTTTATAAAATTTAACCTCATTGATGAAAAAAGCGCAACCAAGCGTCTTAAAAATGTCACAAGTTATTTTGAGATGTTGAGAAAACTTAACACAAGGATAGGGATATTTTGA
- a CDS encoding enoyl-CoA hydratase/isomerase family protein — protein sequence MDLFKQVLYETKGKIALITLNRPEKRNALNPELIDELDKAFEMAMDENIRCVILTGAGNSFCAGADLEYLQKISNLNSYENYADAEKLAQLYKKIFTFPKITIAMVNGFALAGGCGLASVCDFVIASKENAKFGYTETRIGFIPAIVMTFLIRRITGSKARELLIRGNIIDADEAVKIGLANYSVPDADLKNFTFQFADELISETSSESIKFVKEMLSNVYFMCLGSAIEYAKGMNSISRLTDDCKKGINAFLKKEKIKW from the coding sequence ATGGACTTGTTTAAGCAAGTTTTATACGAGACGAAAGGAAAAATCGCACTCATAACCCTCAACAGACCGGAAAAAAGAAACGCATTGAACCCGGAGCTTATTGACGAACTTGACAAAGCCTTTGAAATGGCAATGGATGAGAACATACGATGTGTTATTTTAACTGGAGCTGGAAATTCTTTTTGTGCTGGGGCAGACCTTGAATATCTTCAAAAAATTTCAAATTTAAACTCCTATGAAAATTACGCTGATGCAGAAAAACTTGCTCAACTTTACAAAAAAATTTTCACCTTCCCCAAAATAACAATTGCAATGGTAAATGGTTTTGCACTCGCTGGTGGCTGTGGGCTCGCAAGCGTTTGTGATTTCGTAATAGCTTCAAAAGAAAACGCTAAGTTCGGTTATACAGAGACAAGAATAGGTTTCATCCCTGCAATTGTTATGACTTTTTTAATACGAAGGATAACTGGCTCAAAAGCCAGGGAACTTTTAATTCGCGGGAATATAATTGATGCTGACGAGGCAGTCAAAATTGGTCTCGCCAACTACTCCGTCCCAGATGCTGATCTGAAAAACTTCACATTTCAATTCGCAGATGAGTTAATCTCTGAGACAAGTTCCGAGTCAATAAAATTTGTAAAAGAGATGCTTTCAAATGTATATTTTATGTGTCTTGGGTCGGCAATTGAATATGCAAAAGGCATGAACTCTATCTCACGGCTCACTGACGATTGCAAAAAGGGTATAAACGCGTTTCTTAAAAAAGAAAAAATAAAATGGTGA